The following are encoded together in the Onychostoma macrolepis isolate SWU-2019 chromosome 03, ASM1243209v1, whole genome shotgun sequence genome:
- the LOC131534305 gene encoding uncharacterized protein LOC131534305: MRNLFRTFNSLLCPPPPPPTTSITADDFATFFTDKTRSISDQFSPPRTQDPQPTTSTAKTPIFSFCPLTEAEVSKLLLYNHPTTCPLDPIPSHLLQAISPTLLPALTHIINTSLLTGIFPIAFKQARVTPLLKKPTLNTSLIENYRPVSLLPFIAKTLERVVFNQVSLFLSQNNKLDAKQSGFRSGHSTETALLSVTEALRIAKAHSKSSVLILLDLSAAFDTVNHQILLSTLSSLGIAGIPLRWFESYLTDDPTVAARISGCLADISAWMKEHHLQLNLAKTELLVFPAAPTLQHDITIQLGSSTITPSTSVRNLGVIFDDQLTFKDHIAKTARSCRFALHNIRKIRPFLTEHAAQLLVQALVISRLDYCTALLAGLPSNTVKPLQMIQNAAARLVFKEPKRAHVPPLFISLHWLPISARIKFKTLMLAYRTTTGSAPTYMHSLLRIYIPSRSLRSASERRLVVPSQRGSKSLSRTFSFTIPGWWNDLPTHIRSAGSLSIFKQQLKTHLFRHYLTSPYTKKKKKKNSFSLFIPSLASLYLFKQCPIFC; this comes from the exons atgcgtaatctcttcagaacatttaattctctcctctgtccccctccaccacctcccaccacttctattacagctgatgactttgcaactttttttacagacaaaactagatcgatcagtgatcagttctcacctccacgcacacaggacccccaaccaaccacatccactgctaaaactcccatcttctccttctgtcccctgacggaggctgaagtatccaaacttctcctctacAACCATCCTActacatgtcctcttgacccaatcccctcacaccttctgcaagcaatctctcccacgctcttaccggcactcacacacatcatcaacacatccctcctcacaggcatcttccccattgcgttcaagcaggctcgggtaaccccactgctcaaaaaacctacattaaacacttctcttatagaaaactatagacctgtctctctccttccattcatagcgaaaacacttgaacgtgttgtcttcaaccaggtctcattgtttctttcacagaacaacaaactggacgctaaacagtcaggtttcaggagtggccattcaactgagactgcgcttctctcggtcactgaagccctgcgaattgcaaaagcccattccaaatcatcagtcctcattctgctggatctatctgccgcgtttgacactgtcaatcatcagatactcctgtccaccctctcatcactaggcatcgctggaattccacttcgctggtttgaatcctatctcactg atgatccaacggtagctgcaaggatctcaggttgcctggcggacatctcggcatggatgaaagaacatcacctccagctcaacctggcaaagactgagcttcttgtctttcccgccgctccaactctacagcatgacatcacgatccagttaggttcatcaacaataaccccatcaacttcggtcagaaatcttggtgtaatctttgatgaccagctgaccttcaaagaccacattgcaaagactgctcgatcttgcaggtttgcactacacaacatcagaaagatcaggccctttctgacggagcatgctgcacaacttcttgtccaggcccttgtcatttctaggctggactactgcactgctcttctggctggacttccatcaaacacagtcaaacctctacaaatgattcagaatgcggcggcacgactggtcttcaaggaacccaaaagagcccatgttccacctctctttatctcattgcattggctaccaatctcggctcgcatcaagttcaagacactgatgcttgcttatagaacaaccacaggctcagcacccacctacatgcactcactattaagaatctacatcccctccagaagtctgagatctgctagtgagcgacgcctcgtggtaccatcacaaagaggctcaaaatcactctccagaacattctcgttcaccattcctggctggtggaatgatcttcccacccatattcggagtgctggatccctgtcaatcttcaagcaacagctgaaaactcatctctttcgacactacttgacttcaccctacacaaaaaaaaaaaaaaaaaaaaactctttctccttatttattccttcccttgctagcttgtacttatttaaacaat gtccgatcttctgttaG